A window from Exiguobacterium marinum DSM 16307 encodes these proteins:
- a CDS encoding cytochrome c oxidase assembly protein gives MLWNTSELLNQFDWLTLWSPLFGLLMVGIYVLYAVVTERMAKRGYASTTLLQKFSMLFAIVLYYIGFGSPIDVMAHIILSVHMFQMVLVYILAPALVVYGLPYWVFEKVLSFKFIGPMFKFLTTPLIALILFNALFSIYHMPVVFDYVLTNYGVHRIFHGALVVFSLTMWYPVIVPLVSDEEEGMSDLKRMVYIIANGVLLTPACALIIFSQTTLYNAYTDPQTFATVLGYCLPNGDVSGIDLEALMGATNSALEDQRFGGVLMKLGQEIVYGFFFGWTFFGWVRRTKSLALDEGMSFTPQETNEKN, from the coding sequence ATGCTCTGGAATACGTCGGAGCTGCTCAATCAATTTGATTGGCTCACGTTATGGAGTCCGCTGTTCGGATTGCTCATGGTCGGGATTTATGTATTATACGCCGTCGTGACAGAGAGAATGGCGAAGCGAGGATATGCCTCGACCACGTTGTTACAAAAGTTTAGTATGTTGTTTGCCATTGTCTTGTATTACATCGGTTTTGGAAGTCCAATCGATGTCATGGCACATATCATTTTATCGGTGCATATGTTCCAGATGGTGCTCGTCTACATTTTGGCACCGGCACTCGTCGTTTACGGTCTGCCGTACTGGGTGTTTGAAAAAGTACTTAGCTTCAAGTTTATTGGACCGATGTTTAAGTTTTTAACGACGCCACTGATTGCGCTCATTTTATTCAACGCATTGTTCTCGATTTACCATATGCCGGTCGTATTCGACTACGTCTTGACGAACTATGGCGTTCACCGGATCTTCCACGGTGCACTAGTCGTCTTTAGTTTGACGATGTGGTATCCGGTCATCGTTCCGCTCGTCTCAGACGAAGAGGAAGGAATGTCCGATTTGAAACGAATGGTATATATTATCGCCAACGGGGTCTTGTTGACACCGGCCTGTGCGCTCATCATCTTTAGTCAAACGACGCTTTATAATGCGTATACGGATCCGCAGACGTTTGCGACGGTCCTTGGATACTGTCTACCGAACGGTGACGTGTCCGGAATCGATTTAGAGGCGTTAATGGGAGCGACGAATAGCGCGCTCGAAGACCAACGTTTCGGTGGGGTTCTCATGAAACTCGGTCAAGAAATCGTGTATGGTTTCTTCTTCGGCTGGACGTTCTTCGGCTGGGTGCGTCGGACGAAATCTCTTGCTCTCGATGAAGGCATGTCATTCACTCCGCAAGAAACAAATGAGAAAAATTAA
- a CDS encoding cytochrome C oxidase subunit IV family protein — MEKRAMNESHKQLELEVKAESKREYQLQLISFAMMILLTFVAFGAVYAELMPVWAAGGFLIILAVIQVFLQLYIFMYMNNRGNTWIVGMMWLGIFIAIITVAALRLLIW; from the coding sequence ATGGAAAAACGAGCTATGAACGAATCACACAAACAATTAGAGCTAGAAGTAAAAGCAGAATCAAAGCGTGAGTATCAGCTTCAATTGATTAGTTTTGCGATGATGATTTTACTCACGTTCGTGGCATTCGGTGCCGTTTATGCGGAACTCATGCCAGTTTGGGCAGCAGGTGGCTTCTTGATCATCTTGGCAGTCATTCAAGTCTTTCTACAGTTATATATCTTCATGTATATGAATAACCGTGGGAACACATGGATCGTCGGTATGATGTGGTTAGGCATCTTTATTGCTATCATCACGGTAGCTGCACTACGCTTACTCATTTGGTAA
- a CDS encoding cytochrome (ubi)quinol oxidase subunit III, whose protein sequence is MAHTVEKHPVTGIPANPEKATLEGKNKYVAFWFFLGGETVLFASLFGTYVGLLNSGAPEELRSYNIFEMELVFIMTMLLLTSSLTSVLAMMNMKANNPGRMKLWLIVTLLLGAGFLGAEIYEFIHYYHIGHTFTSSAFGSAFYTLVGFHGAHVTFGLLWITTLLIRNWNRPIDVYNAPKFYVSSLYWHFIDVVWVFIFSIVYLLGMVN, encoded by the coding sequence ATGGCACATACAGTTGAAAAACACCCAGTGACCGGTATCCCGGCCAATCCAGAGAAAGCAACGCTGGAAGGGAAAAATAAATATGTGGCTTTCTGGTTCTTCCTTGGTGGTGAGACAGTCCTCTTCGCCTCGCTCTTTGGAACATACGTTGGTCTCTTGAACTCTGGTGCGCCAGAGGAATTACGCTCGTATAATATCTTTGAAATGGAGCTCGTCTTCATCATGACGATGCTCCTCCTCACAAGTTCACTCACAAGTGTCCTTGCGATGATGAACATGAAAGCAAACAATCCAGGACGGATGAAGCTTTGGTTGATTGTGACACTCCTTCTTGGTGCTGGATTCCTTGGTGCGGAGATTTACGAGTTCATTCACTACTACCACATTGGTCACACGTTCACGTCGAGCGCATTCGGTTCAGCCTTCTACACGTTAGTCGGCTTCCACGGAGCGCACGTCACGTTCGGTCTCCTTTGGATTACGACGCTCTTGATTCGTAACTGGAACCGTCCGATTGATGTATACAACGCACCAAAGTTTTATGTATCAAGTCTATACTGGCACTTCATCGATGTTGTTTGGGTCTTCATCTTCTCAATCGTCTACCTCTTAGGGATGGTGAACTAA
- the ctaD gene encoding cytochrome c oxidase subunit I — protein sequence MQQSRKYNGIMDWITTVDHKKIGILYLFSGIFFLLLGGIEALLIRWQLVKPMNDFVSGETFNQLITMHGTTMIFLAAMPMLFGFMNAVTPLQIGARDVAFPFINSLGFWLFFFGGVMLNLSWFFGAAPNAGWTAYAPLSTQPEATGVDFYALGLQISGFGSLMAGINFLVTILNMRAPGMKLMRMPLFTWTTFVASALIVFAFPPLTVGLFMLMFERLFGAAYFDPALGGNVVIWEHLFWIFGHPEVYILILPAFGIFSEIIPTFARKRLFGYTTMVFATMLIGFLGFMVWVHHMFTVGLGPVANSIFAVATMAIAVPTGVKIFNWLFTLWGGQIKFNVAMLYSVAFIPSFLVGGMTGVMLSVAPADYQYHDSYFVVAHFHYVIVGGVVYGLFAGLYYWFPLMFGKALSEKLGYWQFWLFFIGFHLTFFPQHFLGLFGMPRRVFTYLGGQGWDTLNLLSTIGAFFMGVSTIILLIAVVKAFLSKERVKPDHWEDGRTLEWTLPVPTPEYNFAQTPLVKGLDTFWLEKMAGNKRVSVAEEVSDIHMPNNSLIPFFMSLGLFIAGLGAIFQMDNTVVGWSLIGFGLAMTFVSMFLRSWIDDHGYYIPKSQVEADLKAIREKGEQ from the coding sequence ATGCAGCAATCGCGTAAATACAATGGCATCATGGATTGGATTACGACGGTTGACCACAAAAAAATCGGTATTTTGTATTTGTTTTCAGGAATCTTCTTCCTCCTTCTCGGTGGAATTGAAGCATTACTGATTCGTTGGCAACTCGTTAAACCAATGAACGACTTTGTCAGCGGTGAGACATTTAACCAATTGATTACGATGCACGGGACGACGATGATCTTCCTAGCGGCGATGCCGATGCTATTCGGCTTCATGAACGCGGTCACACCGCTTCAAATCGGGGCACGCGACGTTGCGTTCCCATTCATTAACTCATTAGGATTTTGGTTATTCTTCTTCGGTGGAGTCATGCTTAACTTGAGCTGGTTCTTCGGAGCAGCACCAAACGCAGGTTGGACGGCTTATGCGCCGCTCTCAACACAACCGGAAGCGACAGGGGTAGACTTCTACGCCCTCGGTCTTCAGATTTCAGGTTTCGGTTCATTGATGGCCGGGATTAACTTCCTCGTCACAATCTTGAACATGCGTGCGCCAGGAATGAAACTCATGCGCATGCCACTCTTCACATGGACGACTTTCGTTGCATCGGCATTGATCGTCTTCGCATTCCCACCACTTACGGTCGGATTGTTCATGTTGATGTTCGAGCGACTCTTCGGAGCTGCCTATTTTGACCCGGCACTTGGCGGGAACGTAGTCATCTGGGAACACCTTTTCTGGATCTTCGGTCACCCGGAAGTATACATTTTGATTTTGCCGGCATTCGGTATTTTCTCGGAAATCATTCCGACATTTGCGCGTAAACGCCTCTTCGGTTACACGACGATGGTCTTCGCAACAATGCTCATCGGTTTCCTTGGATTCATGGTTTGGGTTCACCACATGTTCACAGTCGGTCTCGGTCCAGTCGCCAACTCGATTTTCGCTGTTGCGACAATGGCCATCGCCGTACCGACCGGTGTTAAAATCTTTAACTGGCTCTTCACGCTATGGGGCGGTCAAATTAAATTCAACGTCGCCATGCTTTACTCAGTCGCGTTCATTCCTTCATTCCTCGTAGGTGGGATGACAGGAGTTATGCTTTCAGTCGCACCGGCTGACTATCAATACCACGACAGCTACTTCGTTGTCGCTCACTTCCACTACGTTATCGTAGGTGGGGTTGTATACGGTCTCTTCGCAGGACTTTACTACTGGTTCCCGCTCATGTTCGGAAAAGCCCTTTCTGAAAAGCTTGGATACTGGCAGTTCTGGTTGTTCTTTATCGGATTCCACTTGACGTTCTTCCCGCAACACTTCCTCGGATTGTTCGGTATGCCACGTCGAGTCTTCACATACCTCGGTGGTCAAGGTTGGGATACGCTCAACCTACTCTCGACAATCGGAGCATTCTTCATGGGTGTGTCAACGATTATCTTGCTCATCGCAGTTGTGAAAGCCTTCTTGTCTAAAGAACGCGTCAAACCAGACCACTGGGAAGACGGACGTACGCTTGAGTGGACACTTCCTGTCCCGACTCCAGAGTACAACTTTGCACAAACACCACTCGTCAAAGGACTTGATACGTTCTGGCTCGAGAAAATGGCTGGTAACAAACGCGTATCAGTCGCTGAAGAAGTTTCGGACATCCACATGCCGAACAACTCGCTCATTCCGTTCTTCATGTCACTCGGCCTCTTCATCGCAGGACTCGGTGCCATCTTCCAGATGGATAACACAGTTGTCGGCTGGTCATTGATCGGATTTGGATTAGCGATGACGTTCGTCTCGATGTTCCTACGTTCTTGGATTGACGATCACGGCTACTACATTCCGAAGTCACAAGTCGAAGCAGACTTGAAAGCGATTCGTGAGAAAGGAGAACAATAA
- the coxB gene encoding cytochrome c oxidase subunit II has translation MMMFAVLLSGCGQEGLSALKPMGEGAELQLRIILISLAIMLFVLIIVSVIYVYVLMKFRRKDESIPKQVEGSSTLEMIWTVVPIILLIILAVPTITTTVELAKAKEAKKEEEINVTANLYWWEFEYPEAGVVTGQELVIPVGKRVGINLTSKDVIHSFWVPALSGKTDTNPGLDNEMWLHANEPGTYYGKCAELCGPSHALMDFKVIALEQEEYDQWLADMKAKQDDNGENLVADNTNLTTGEQVYVESCLSCHGGGKVAPSLTNFGDREWLAGYLENNEDNLKEWIRDPQEKKQGALMPGFNEGQISNEELDALVDFLYEQKID, from the coding sequence ATGATGATGTTCGCAGTCCTGTTGTCAGGTTGCGGTCAAGAGGGATTGTCTGCATTGAAGCCGATGGGAGAAGGGGCTGAGCTTCAGCTCCGCATCATTCTCATCAGTTTGGCGATCATGCTCTTCGTACTCATCATCGTCTCGGTCATTTACGTGTACGTGCTCATGAAGTTCCGTCGGAAAGACGAATCGATTCCGAAGCAAGTTGAAGGTAGCAGTACACTTGAGATGATTTGGACAGTCGTTCCGATTATCCTTCTCATCATTCTCGCTGTTCCGACAATCACGACGACTGTCGAACTCGCGAAAGCGAAAGAAGCGAAAAAAGAAGAAGAAATCAATGTTACAGCTAACTTGTACTGGTGGGAGTTCGAATATCCAGAAGCAGGTGTAGTGACAGGGCAAGAGCTCGTCATTCCAGTCGGAAAACGAGTCGGCATCAACTTGACGTCTAAAGATGTCATTCACTCATTCTGGGTACCGGCCTTATCTGGTAAGACAGATACGAACCCAGGACTTGATAACGAAATGTGGTTGCATGCAAATGAACCAGGTACTTACTATGGAAAATGTGCTGAGCTTTGCGGTCCGTCACATGCCCTTATGGACTTTAAAGTCATCGCGCTCGAGCAAGAAGAATACGATCAATGGCTCGCTGACATGAAAGCCAAGCAAGACGATAACGGTGAGAACCTCGTCGCAGACAACACGAACTTGACGACAGGTGAACAAGTGTATGTCGAAAGTTGCTTGAGCTGTCACGGCGGCGGTAAAGTGGCACCAAGTTTAACGAACTTCGGTGATCGGGAATGGCTCGCAGGTTACCTCGAAAACAACGAGGACAACTTGAAAGAGTGGATTCGTGACCCGCAAGAGAAGAAACAAGGGGCTCTCATGCCAGGTTTCAATGAAGGTCAAATCAGCAACGAAGAATTAGACGCACTCGTTGACTTCTTGTATGAGCAGAAGATTGACTAA
- the cyoE gene encoding heme o synthase has product MTKVNPGMTVELEYTESTSFRDYVALAKMGIVRANLLLVFAGFFVAATYQSDTPVLYLFEVWPQLLLTMLGSALVISGSCYLNNFVDRDIDYLMDRTDNRPSVTGKISGEKILLLGLTQLAIGTLLLLLVSYVAAVFGLIGAFFYVVIYTMWLKRTSTLNTVVGSISGAVPPLIGWAALDPTLHIDAWLMFLVMFLWQPPHFLALAMRRTEEYRAAGIPMLPVVNGFAITKRQIIWWIATLIPASLLFMHYGLVYLTVAAGLGGYWLYLGLKGFNAEDEIKWANKMFFYSLIYLVVWIIALILTAAMA; this is encoded by the coding sequence ATGACAAAAGTCAACCCAGGAATGACGGTAGAGTTAGAATATACAGAGTCAACGTCATTTCGAGATTACGTCGCCTTAGCGAAAATGGGAATCGTTCGTGCCAACCTGTTGTTGGTGTTTGCGGGATTCTTCGTGGCAGCGACGTATCAGAGCGATACGCCAGTACTTTACTTGTTTGAAGTTTGGCCACAGCTCTTATTAACGATGTTAGGAAGCGCACTCGTGATTTCGGGGAGTTGTTACCTAAACAACTTCGTGGACCGAGATATCGATTACTTAATGGATCGTACGGACAATCGACCGAGTGTAACCGGCAAGATTTCAGGGGAGAAAATCTTACTCCTCGGATTGACACAACTTGCGATTGGAACACTGTTATTGCTCCTTGTATCGTACGTCGCTGCAGTATTCGGTTTAATCGGGGCATTTTTTTATGTCGTGATTTATACGATGTGGCTTAAGCGTACGAGTACGCTCAATACGGTCGTCGGGAGTATTTCGGGAGCCGTTCCACCGCTCATCGGTTGGGCAGCGCTTGATCCGACACTTCATATCGATGCGTGGCTCATGTTCCTTGTCATGTTTTTATGGCAACCACCGCACTTCCTAGCGCTCGCCATGCGACGGACGGAAGAGTATCGAGCGGCAGGCATTCCGATGCTTCCGGTCGTGAACGGATTTGCCATCACGAAACGGCAAATCATCTGGTGGATTGCGACGCTAATTCCAGCATCGCTCTTATTTATGCATTACGGTCTTGTTTACTTGACAGTCGCAGCCGGTTTAGGGGGCTACTGGTTGTATCTCGGGTTGAAAGGATTCAACGCCGAGGATGAAATCAAGTGGGCAAACAAAATGTTCTTCTATTCATTAATTTATTTAGTCGTGTGGATTATCGCGCTGATTTTAACAGCAGCAATGGCGTAA
- a CDS encoding COX15/CtaA family protein, with amino-acid sequence MHKKLAFFSGFVTLGMMLVLIMGGTVTKTDSGDGCGTDWPLCHGKLIPTNPSVETMIEYSHRVVSGFEGLLIIALAIWTFIAVKRRIDVKIFAFLAFIFMLIQSIIGAGAVIWQQSDAILALHFGISLVSFASLLILTILLFEGDREHQAVSKKLRAHLYGLSIYTMIVVYTGAYVRHLGATYACVGWPICDQNVWTFESYVQMGHRLMAGLLVLYTLFVLYLAKKEMDQLIERGMMASLFFILLQVGTGAWIVLGGHATYVPLLHAFLITCYFGILSYLSYHAYRSTARKDVARLKDMNG; translated from the coding sequence ATGCATAAAAAACTCGCGTTTTTCTCAGGGTTTGTCACCCTCGGAATGATGCTTGTCCTCATCATGGGTGGAACCGTGACGAAGACGGACTCAGGGGATGGTTGTGGGACGGACTGGCCACTCTGTCACGGAAAATTGATTCCAACGAACCCGAGCGTTGAAACGATGATCGAATACAGTCACCGTGTAGTATCTGGCTTTGAAGGCCTTCTCATCATTGCGCTCGCAATTTGGACGTTCATCGCTGTCAAACGTCGTATTGATGTAAAAATCTTTGCATTTCTCGCATTTATCTTCATGCTCATCCAATCGATCATTGGAGCAGGAGCAGTCATATGGCAACAATCAGATGCCATTTTGGCACTTCATTTCGGTATCTCTCTCGTCTCATTCGCATCGCTACTCATTTTGACGATTCTCTTATTCGAGGGCGACCGAGAACATCAGGCTGTATCAAAGAAATTGCGCGCTCATCTGTACGGCCTTTCTATTTATACGATGATTGTCGTCTATACGGGAGCGTACGTCCGACATTTAGGAGCGACTTACGCTTGTGTCGGTTGGCCGATTTGTGACCAAAATGTATGGACGTTCGAATCTTATGTTCAAATGGGACATCGATTGATGGCGGGGCTCCTTGTCCTGTACACATTATTCGTTCTCTACTTAGCGAAGAAAGAGATGGATCAGTTGATCGAACGTGGGATGATGGCGTCCCTCTTCTTCATCCTTCTTCAAGTCGGAACAGGAGCATGGATCGTACTTGGTGGCCACGCCACATATGTGCCACTTCTACACGCATTCTTGATTACTTGCTACTTTGGTATTCTGTCATACCTTTCTTACCACGCTTATCGATCGACAGCTCGGAAAGATGTAGCACGACTGAAAGACATGAATGGATAA
- a CDS encoding cryptochrome/photolyase family protein gives MKRVCWFRSDFRLTDNHMLHRALKDMGEGDDLDFVFWLNPEYCDPFEVRHDYFFSTMRTFMDDLEADGLGLRVLVAESEADFVKQLGDIDVLYFNAEYVEPFKQRDDRVIEALGEEVKVVRLLDRHLFQPDAFKTKSGDPYKVFTPFKKAAYSEQPPKPYDVDVDRLAQFISTKNEIPSELKDLFKRCEREWKGLGETEAKKRLTRFVNDRMVDYGEKRDIPSIAGTSRLSPYLRTGVLSIRTITEQVLSAKQSKGRDTYYDELLWREFYYMVMAKFHGLKEQPFNPKYKSLEWEENDEQFEKWCNGETGYPIVDAAMRQLNETGWMHNRLRMIVASFLTKHLLLDWRKGELYFERKLIDYEASSNIGGWQWAASVGTDAVPYFRIFNPTTQSERFDPDGTFIRHYVPELKHVSDKSIHFPDPSEREDYPKPLVDHKEARERALERFKEL, from the coding sequence ATGAAACGAGTATGTTGGTTCCGATCCGATTTTAGACTGACCGATAATCATATGCTACACCGTGCTTTGAAAGATATGGGGGAAGGTGACGACCTAGATTTTGTTTTTTGGTTAAACCCTGAATATTGTGATCCGTTTGAGGTACGCCACGACTACTTCTTTTCGACAATGCGTACGTTTATGGATGATTTAGAAGCGGATGGGTTAGGACTTCGTGTCCTCGTCGCCGAGTCAGAAGCTGACTTCGTGAAACAGCTCGGTGACATCGACGTTCTTTATTTTAATGCGGAATATGTGGAACCATTCAAACAGCGCGACGATCGCGTCATCGAAGCACTTGGTGAAGAAGTGAAAGTCGTACGACTGCTTGACCGGCATCTGTTTCAACCTGATGCGTTTAAGACAAAGAGCGGTGATCCATACAAGGTGTTCACCCCGTTCAAAAAAGCGGCATATTCCGAACAGCCGCCGAAACCTTACGATGTGGATGTCGATCGCTTAGCGCAATTCATTAGCACAAAGAATGAAATACCGAGTGAACTAAAAGACTTGTTCAAACGTTGTGAACGCGAGTGGAAAGGGTTAGGGGAGACCGAGGCGAAGAAACGGTTGACCCGCTTCGTCAATGATCGCATGGTCGATTACGGTGAGAAACGTGACATTCCAAGCATCGCAGGAACGAGTCGATTGTCCCCATACTTACGTACCGGTGTATTGTCGATTCGAACCATCACCGAACAGGTATTGTCCGCTAAACAGTCGAAAGGACGCGACACGTATTACGACGAACTATTGTGGCGCGAATTTTACTACATGGTCATGGCAAAGTTCCACGGATTGAAAGAACAACCGTTCAATCCCAAATATAAGTCGCTTGAATGGGAAGAAAATGATGAACAGTTTGAAAAATGGTGTAACGGGGAGACCGGTTATCCAATTGTAGACGCAGCGATGCGTCAGTTGAATGAGACCGGGTGGATGCACAACCGTCTGCGTATGATCGTCGCATCTTTCTTGACGAAACATCTCCTTCTCGATTGGCGAAAAGGGGAACTTTATTTCGAACGGAAACTGATTGATTACGAGGCCTCGTCGAATATCGGGGGGTGGCAATGGGCTGCTTCGGTTGGGACAGACGCCGTGCCATATTTCCGCATCTTCAATCCGACGACGCAATCTGAACGGTTTGACCCCGACGGAACGTTCATTCGACATTATGTGCCGGAACTGAAGCATGTGTCAGATAAGTCAATTCACTTCCCGGACCCGTCGGAAAGGGAAGATTATCCGAAGCCGCTTGTCGACCATAAAGAAGCGAGAGAACGTGCCCTCGAACGATTTAAAGAATTGTAA